The segment CCGGGACGGATTCCGTGTCCGCGCCGCCCTGTCCGCTGCACAGGTGGCCATCGGCTTCGTGGACCTCCAGTACGACGGCCAGATCGGCAGGCTGTCGCTGATCGGTCTGGGCATGCGCACTGACGCGCAGGTCTTTTCGCGGCTCTTCAAGGCCCTTTCGGATGCCGGAGCCGAGATCGAGTTGATCTCGGCGTCGGACGTGCGCATCGACGTTGCAGTTCGCGCGGCCGTGCTCGAGGACGCACAGCGCGCCGTGCGCTTGGCCTTCGGACTGGACCACCCAGGACAGGACCAGGCGGGACTGAACCATGCAGGACTGAACCATGCAGGACTGAACCAGTCAGGAGAGGAGGCCACCAAAGCGCCGTAGCGGGGCCGCAGCACCTGCACCCCATCCTCCCCGCGTCGCCTAGGCACGGCCGCGGGAAGCGCTCAATCATTGATCCGCCTCCGCGGATCCCCGGGATAAGGACCCGATCGCCATGAACACTCTCCCGCAGCAGACTACCTTGACCTCGGCACATGTAACCGGGCCCCTCCCGGGACCCAGGTCCGCCGAGTTGCTGGCGCACCAGGAACTCAACGAATCCAATGCCCGCACCTATCCGCGGCATCTCCCCATCGCGATTGCCGAGGGCTCCGGAGCCTTTGTGCGGGACGTCGATAACAATGTCTTCATTGATTTCCTGGCCGGAGCCGGCGTTTTGTCCCTCGGGCATAGCCATCCGGAACTGGTGGAGGTCGTCGCCGCTCAACTGCGGAGCTTGAGCCATGGACTTGATTTCCCGACGCCGGCGAAGGACGCCTTCACGACGGCGCAGCTGTCCATGCTTCCCTGGGGACTCGCCGATCGGATGAAGATCCATTTCTGCGGACCGACCGGTGCAAATGCCGTGGATGCTGCCGTCAAATTGTGCAAGACGGCCACCGGGCGCGGGGACATCGTGTGCTTCCAAGGAGCATTCCACGGCAGCAGCGCCATGGGGATGGCGTTGACCGGACTGGTTGAACAGAAGCAGCCGGTGGCGAACGGAATGCCCGGAGTGCACTTCTTCCCATACTCCTACTGTGCTCAGTGTCCCCTAGGCCTGCACCCGGAGACCTGTTCGACCAACTGTGTCCAATTCCTCGAACATTCCCTCAAAGACCCGCTCGGGGGCATTCCGCTTCCCGCGGCCGTCATCATGGAAATGGTCCAAGGCGAGGGAGGAGTTGTACCGGCCACCGCAGAATTCGCGCGAACCGTGCGCAGGGTGACCCGTGAGCTGGGCATCCCGTTGATTATCGATGAGATCCAGACCGGGTGCGGGCGCACCGGAACGTGGTTCGCGTTCGAGCAGTACGGGATCGAGCCGGATGTCATCGTCGCATCCAAGGCCCTCAGTGGAATAGGCCTCCCCGTTGCCCTGATCATCTACAACAAGGACCTTGACCGCTGGCTCCCCGGCGCCCACACCGGAACATTCCGCGGAAACCAGCTGGCATTCGCCGCAGGGGCCGCAGCAGTGGAGATCTTCCGGCGCGACGACGTTCTCGGCAACGTCCGTAGCCGCGGTGCGCAGATTGCCGGGCTTCTCGCACCCCTGGTCGGCAACCCGTGGGTGCGCGAGGTGCGGGGCCGGGGCCTGATGTGGGGGATCGAGTTCGCCGATCCGGAAACCGGCCGCCCTGCCGGGGACCTGGCCCGGGCAGTGCAGCGAAATGCCCTGGAGCTGGGCCTGATACTCGAATGCGGCGGCCGGGACGACTGCGTGGTCAGGCTCCTGCCTCCGCTGAACATCACGGAAGAACTCGTCAATACCGCCTGCGGGCTCCTTCTGGCTGCCATTGCGGAACAAAGTTCCGTCGCAGGACACAGGACCACGACAGGGGCGGTCCGATAGGGCCCGCCGGCCGGGCACAAAGCCAGGACAAGGAGGCGAACATGGGAAGGCATGTGGACCCAGGCCGGACCCCGGGCGGATCGGCCACAAGCCCCGGATCCATGATCCAGCTCAGGGACGGTGCCCCGGTCCTGGTCGGCACCGCACTGGGCAACGCGGGACCGGGCAACCCGGCACTGGGCAACCCGGCACTGGGCAATACCATCCGGTGGAGCCCCGGCGAGCGGCTTGAGGAGCTCTTCGAGAACCGGTGCGACCGGCAACGGGCCGAAGGCCACCGCCGTCATCCTGCCGTGGAAACGGCGGATGGTTCGCTCAGCTACGGAGAACTGGACGCCCGGGCCAATAGGCTCGCCCGCTACCTTCTTGCCCGCGGGGTAAGCCCCGGCGACAGAATCGCACTGCTCTTCGAGGACCCGGTGCGGTCCTACGTCGGCATGCTTGCGGTCCTCAAGGCCCACGCCGTCTACGTGCCCCTCGACCCGGCGTTCCCTCCCGAGAGAATTTCCTATATAGCCGCAGACGCCGGCGTCACCATGCTCCTGACTGTCTCCCGCCTCGCGGACAGCCTCCTGCCCGGGACCGCGGACTTGGCCATTCGCGTGGACAAGGAGGACCACCGCATTGCCGCGTTTGAACCCTCCCGCTTGGCTTGGGCGGGGCAGACGTCCCCGGCCAACGGACTGGCCTACATCATCTACACTTCAGGATCCACCGGACGGCCCAAGGGAGTGGCCATCGCCCACGCCAGCATTTGCCACTTCGTGCGCATTGCCGCCGAAACCTATGGCTACGATTCCCGGGACCGGGTCTACCAAGGCATGACCACGGCTTTCGATTTCTCCGTGGAGGAGATCTGGGTGCCTTGGATGGTCGGGGCCACCTTGGTGCCCCGGCCGCCCGGGAACAACCTCCTCGGGCCGGATCTTGCCGAGTTCATCGAGGCCCGGAACATCACCGCCCTTTGCTGTGTGCCGACCCTGCTCGCCACGCTCGACGACGACGTGCCCGGGCTGCGGTTCCTGCTCGTCTCAGGTGAAGCCTGCCCGGAGGACCTTGTGAAGCGTTGGCACCGGCCCGGCCGGCGTTTCCTGAATGTCTACGGGCCCACCGAAGCGACGGTGACAGCCACCTGGGGAACGGCGGAGCCCGGCAAGCCCGTGACCCTGGGCAAACCGTTGCCCGGCTATTCGGCGGTCATCCTGGATCCCGTCCAGGACCGTGCACTGCCTCGCGGCGAGCTGGGCGAAATCGGACTGGCGGGCGTCGGGCTCGCCCGGGGCTACATCAACCGGCCCGAACTCACAGAAAAGGCGTTCATTCCCGATTTCCTGGGCCTGGAGGACAACCCGTCCCATCGCATTTACCGCACCGGTGACCTCGGCCGGTTCAACGACCACGACGAAATCGAGTACCACGGCCGCACCGACACGCAGGTGAAGGTCCGGGGCTATCGGATTGAGCTCAGCGAAATCGAAAGTGTCCTCCTGCAGATGCCCGGGATAGCGATGGCAGTTGTGAAGACGTGGGAGCCCGGGCCGGGAACCACGGAACTCGCCGCCTATTACACGCTGCACCAGGACGCACCCAGGGTGCAAGGAAGCGACATCCGCGCCTGGCTGCGCGAGCGGCTCCCCGCCTACATGGTGCCGGGCTATTTCCAGCCCCTCCGGACCATGCCGATGATGGTCAGCGGGAAAGTGGACCGCAGCAGGCTTCCACATCCCACTGGCCCCCGCGCGGTCAGTACAGACGTCGCAGACACCAGGCCGATGACGCCGACGGAACGGATCCTCGCCCCGGCTTTGGCTGCCGCCCTCCAGCTCACCTCAGTCTCCACCACCGCCAATTTCTTCAACGACCTCGGGGCAAACTCCCTGCTGCTGGCTCATTTCTGCGCCAACGTCCGCAAGGAAGCCGACCCACCCTCAGTCTCGATGCGCGAAATCTATGCACATCCGACCATCGCCGCCTTGGCGGCCGCCCTGGACGCAGCGAACGACGAGGCGCTGGCGGGGGCCGACGCCGGGGGCGCGGAAACTGCGGTGGCGGAACCCTTCCTGCGCGTTGGGACCGGCCAGTACCTGCTGTGCGGGGCCTTGCAGGCAATGGCCGCCCTGGCCTACGCGTACGTGGCGTTGCTCATCCCCGTGGCCGGCGAGCAGTGGATCGGCGGGTCCCGGCAGCCCGGCGACCTCGTGATGCGCTCCGTCGTCGTCGGCGCCGTGTCGTTCCTGGCCTTGGCAGTCCTACCCGTTGTGCTCAAATGGGCGCTCATCGGCCGATGGAAGACCGGGGACTTCCCTCTCTGGTCCTTAAAGTACGTCCGCTTCTGGTTCGTCAAGAGCTTGGTCAATACAAGCCCCGTCCGAATGTTCGTCGGGACGCCGGTCTTTCCCCTCTACCTCAAAGCGCTGGGGGCCAGGATCGGCCCCCGGGTAACCATCCTCTCCTCAAGGATTCCCGCCTGCCCCGACCTGCTGACTGTAGGGGCGGACACGGTGATCCGAAAGGACTCCGCCTTCTACTGCTACCGTGCCCACGGCGGCCGGATCCAAACAGGGCCAGTCACCCTCGGCCGCAACGTCCTGATTGGTGAGCAGGCCACACTGGACATAGACACCGCGATGGGCGACGACGCCCAACTGGGGCATAGCTCCTCCTTGCACCGCTTCCAGAGCGTTCCCCCGGGCTCCGCCTGGAATGGCTCACCGGCCCAACCCGCCGGCACCAACTACCGGCTGGACGGACACGCCATCAGCGGCACGCGCAGCCGGGTCAGCTTTGGTTTCTGGACGGTCGTGAACCATGTGGTGCTCGTGTCGTCCCTCGGAATCGGAGCCATTGACATCCTGCTCGCCTCCCTTCCCACCGGCGACACAAACCCTGCCCGGCCCGGATTCTGGGGCGCACTTCTGCTGGTCTCGTTCGTCGTTCTCTTCGGCAGCATCCTGGCCGCCTTCGCCCTCGTCGCCACCCTTCCCAGGCTGCTGGCATTGTTCCTGGTCCCTGGGCAGGACTATCCGCTCTATGGCCCCCGGTTCGGACTCCTGCGGACCATTCAGCGGCTGACAAACCTCAAGTCACTCCTCCAACTCACGGGGGACAGTTCCCTGATCGTGCACTACTTGAATGTCCTGGGCTACCACCAGCCGGACATGGTGCAGACCGGATCCAATTTCGGCGTCGGGCTGAAGCACGACAGCCCCACGCTGGCGACGGTCGGCAGCGGCACCATGGTCTCCGACGGTCTATCCATCATCAACGCCGACTATTCAAACACCGCGTTCCGCCTCTCGCCTGCCGTCATTGGGGCCAGGAGCTTCTTCGGCAACAACATCGCCTATCCCGCCGGAGCCAGGGTGGGCGACAACTGCCTCCTGGGCACCAAGACCATGGTGCCTTTGGAAGGTCCGCTCCGTGAGGGGGTGGGCCTCCTGGGCTCTCCACCCTTTGAAATCCCGCGCACAGTAGACCGCGACAGTGCCTTCGACCGGTTCAGGACGGCGGAGGAATTGCGGCGGCGGATCCCGGCAAAGAACCGGCACAATGCTGTGACGCTGCTCCTCTACCTGCTGGGCCGCTGGGTTGAGCTCTACGTGATTCTCCTGGCCGCCTGGGCATCGCAGGCCTTCCTCCCTGCGGCAGGAGGCCTCGGAGCCCTGGCCGGGTTGGGAACAATGGTCATCACCACCAACGCCCTGGCAGTCCTGGTGGAGCGGGCATCCCTCCGCTTCGGAAGACTTTCACCGCTCTTCTGCTCCATCTACGAAGTGCCCTTCTGGCGGCATGAGCGCTTCTGGAAGCTCAGCGCCGGGGGCATCGTGCAAATGTTCAACGGGACACCGTTCAAACCCGTGATCTGGCGCATGTTGGGGATCCGGATGGGCAAGAAGGTCTTCGACGACGGTTGCGGGATCCCCGAAAGGACCCTCGTCACCATCGGGGACTATTGCACCCTCAATGTCCACTCCGGCGTGCAGTGCCATTCCATGGAGGACGGCGCGTTCAAACTCGACGCCATCACGCTTGGTCCCGGCTGCACCCTTGGAGTAGGCGCATTCGTCCACTATGGAACCACCCTGCACGAAGGTTCCCAGCTCGAAGCCGACTCGTTCCTGATGAAGGGCGAAGACGTCCCCGCCCACAGCATCTTCGGCGGCAATCCCGCACGCGAACTCACCCGGCAAGCCGTCCCCGGACTGCCCTGACACCAGCGCTTGCCTTACGCTGGCCTTGTTGGCACGTCGGGGAGGGGGCTGCATGACCACCGTGTCGCTGTATCTGGACGTCGACGGCGTGGTGAACCCCTTCGGTCCCATGGGCTTCACCGATTGGGGTACCGAATGGAAAATCGCCGACGCTGGAATCCTGGACGTCGTTTACGCCTCCGAACTGGTTGACGAGCTCAATGAGCTGGCCGCTCATCCCGCGGCGAGGTTTGTTTGGCTGACGACATGGCAGCGGCTCGCGCCCGAGTTCCTGTGCCCGGCCATCGGTCTCCATGGTGAGCATTGGCCCGTCTTGACCAGCGACGGTTGGGACCAGACCGCCGATTGGTGGAAGCTGGACGTTTTGCAAAGGGACGTCCACGAGTCCGGAGCCGAACGCATCGTGTGGATGGACGATCAGCTGAACTATGAAGCCGCGGCCCGGTCCTGGGCCGAGTTCCTCGGCAGCCGTGTGCTTTGGATCTCACCGGACCCGCGGCGGGGCCTGTCACGGAGCGATATCGCGGCCGTTCGGCAATTCCTTGGATGATTCGATGTTTGGCCATGCCTGCAATGGCACGTAGGATTCTTAAGGTTTCACGCCCGCCATGGTTAATTCCGCCAGTACAGTCAGATGAACGCTTGCTGAACTGTTTGTTTCGGGCAAGCCCGGGGAAGTGAAACTGCGCATCGTCGACTCTGCAGATTGGGCACCGGGTGGGAATCACCTTCATGGTCGCGCTTGTCATAGCGCTGGCCTTATTTTTTGACTTCACCAACGGGTTCCACGACACCGCGAACGCCATGGCGACTCCGATCGCCACGGGTGCCATCAAGCCCAAGACGGCTGTTGCCTTGGCCGCGGTACTCAACCTCGTGGGCGCGTTCCTGTCGACCGAAGTGGCAAAGACCATTTCGGGAGGCCTTATCCGCGAGGGCACGGACGGTATCCACATCACGCCGGAGATCGTCTTCGCCGGGCTGATGGGGGCCGTCCTGTGGAACATGTTCACGTGGCTCAAGGGGCTGCCGTCCAGTTCTTCGCACGCGCTTTTTGGCGGCCTCATCGGTGCGGCGATCGTCGGCATCGGATTCCACTCCGTCAACTTCGACACCGTGCTCCAGAAGGTCATTCTTCCGGCCATCTTTTCGCCGCTCCTCGCCGGTGCGGTGGCCTATCTATGCACCAAGCTGGCCTACGCCCTGACGTCCCGGCATGACCCCGAAACCGGCGACAAGCTGACCCAGAAGCGCGGCGGGTTCCGTACCGGCCAGATTTTCACCTCGAGCCTTGTCGCGTTGGCACACGGTACCAACGACGCGCAAAAGACCATGGGCATCATCACCCTCGTCCTGATCGCCGCCGGAACCCAGCCTGCCGGCAGCGGCCCGCAGCTCTGGGTCATCGGGGCCTGCGCGCTCGCCATCGCGATCGGAACCTACGCCGGCGGCTGGCGCATTATCCGGACCATGGGCTCCGGGCTGACCGACGTCAAGCCCGCCCAAGGCTTCGCTGCGGAAGCCAGCACCGCTTCGGCCATCCTCGCTTCGTCCCACCTCGGCTTCGCGCTGTCCACCACGCAGGTGGCCTCAGGTTCGGTCATTGGCTCGGGACTCGGACGCAAGGGCACCACGGTGCGCTGGGGAACGGTGGGGCGCATCGCCACCGGCTGGCTCTTCACCCTCCCTGCGGCTGCCATCGTGGGCGCCCTGACCGCGTTCCTCATCGGCACCGGCACCGTCGGCGTGGTTATCGCCGCAGTGGTGGGCACCGCCGTCGTCGTCTATATGTTCATCTACTCGAGGAAGTCGCACGTGGGCCACCACAACGCCGTCGAAGTCGAGGAAGCCGGTACCGCGGTCCGCTTCCGCAAGAAGAACGCTGAAAAACAGAACCCGAGCAAAAGCATGAGTGAGGACATCCAGGCATGAAGTGGTTGGATCTGGTGCAGGTAGCCGGCGCGACCCTTGTGGCGGCGTTGGTCCTCGTAGTGCTCTATTCGCTCGGCGTCCGGCTCACTGCCATCGCGGGCGACGCCCGGCAGAAGTCACCGGTCATGGTCCGGTCCCTTGCCTACCTGTGTTTCGCAGCCTGCGGAATCGCCGTGCTTTTCGGAATCTATCTGATCGTTCCTTACTTCTCGAAGTAGCTGTGAACGCCGCTGCCTCATGGGTAGGGTGGGGCCATGGCGGATTTCCAGTACTACGTGGCATCCTCGCTTGACGGGTTCATCGCCACGAAAGAAGACGATCTCGGCTGGCTGCTCCAGTTCGAAGAGGCCGAGGGCGTCACCGAAAGCTACGAAGACTTCATGGCGGGCATCGGCTGCATTGTCATGGGCGGCCAGACCTACCGCTGGCTCATGGAACACGAACCGGGCAAATGGCCTTACCCGGGTATTCCATGCTGGATCTTCACCCACCGCGAATACGCCGCGCCGCCCGGTGCGGACGTCACGTTCGTGCGTGGAGAGGTTGAGGAGTTCGCGCCGGACCTGATTGCCGACGCCGGCGACAAGAACGTATGGCTGGTTGGCGGTGGAAACCTTGTTGCCCAGTTCGCCAGGGCCGGCCTGCTCGACGAGATGATTGTCACCCTTATCCCCGTCGCCTTGGGTTCCGGTAAGCGATTGCTGCCTGTCGAGAGCCCGACGGCGCCGCTCGAGTTGAGCTCGTCCCGCACCCTTGGTGGCGCTGCAGTCGAGCTGCGCTACAGGTTCCCCGCGCGTGCCGGGTCAGCGGGCCCTGTTCTCCCGGATCATGTTGGTAATCCGGGCAGTTGACAGCCGTCGGCCATGTTCGTCGGTCATGACAATTTCGTGCGTGGCGAGCGTGCCGCCCAAGTGGATGGCTGTGCATGTGCCGGTGACCAGGCCGCTCGCTATGGAGCGATGGTGGGTTGCGCCCACCTCGATTCCCACCACATGGCGTCCGGATCCGGCATGCAGGGCCGCCGCGAAGGAGCCCAAGGTTTCGGCGAGGACCACATGGGCTCCGCCGTGAAGGATGCCGGCAACCTGGGTATTGCCCTCCACCGGCATGGTGGCGACGGTACGTTCGGGGCCCAGTTCAAGGAACTTGATGCCCATCTTCGCCACGAGCGAGCCCACGCCATAGCGGGAAAGCCAACCGTGCAACTCCAGCGGGACGCCAGCCGCATTGAGTTCGTCGGTGAACGGGCCCGGCGTGAAATTGTCCATCATGGCAACTAGGCTGGCACCTGTGAGCGAAACAACCAAACCGGACTCAGTTCCAACGGCAACGTCAACGCCAGTGTCAACTGGAACAACAACATCAACTGGAACAGCAACATCAACTGCCACCGCAACGGCACCAGACCCTTCAACAGCCATGGCGGGCACCGCGGCAGGTGGCCGGCCGAGGCTCTTGGTCCTCGATGGTCACTCGATGGCGTTCCGGGCGTTCTATGCTCTTCCGGCAGAGAACTTCGCCACATCCTCGGGCCAGCACACCAACGCCGTGCATGGCTTCACCTCGATGTTGATCAACCTCATCAAGGACCAGAAGCCCACCCACGTCGCGGTGGCCTTCGATGTCTCGGACGACACGACGTTCCGCAAGGCGGAGTACAGCGAATACAAGGCTGGCCGCAACGAGACGCCGCAGGAATTCCGCGGGCAGATCGATCTCATCGACCATGTCATGGAGGCATGGGGCATCAAGACCATCAAGATGCCCGGCTACGAGGCTGACGACATCCTCGCCACACTCGCAGCGCGGGGCGAGGCCGCAGGCTACGAAGTCCTCCTGGTTTCAGGGGACCGTGACGCTTTCCAGCTCATCACGGACAACGTGTTCGTCCTGTACCCGAAACAGGGCGTGTCCAATATTCCTCGCATGGACGCGGCAGCCATCGAAGAAAAGTACTTCGTGCCCCCGTCCCGCTACTCCGATCTTGCCGCGCTGGTAGGAGAGACCGCCGACAACCTTGCGGGCGTCCCCGGCGTCGGCCCCAAGACCGCAGCCAAATGGATCAACCTTTACGGCGGCCTGGAAGGGATCCTGGAGAACCTGGATTCCATCGGCGGCAAAGTCGGTGGCGCCCTCCGGGATAACATCGATGCCGTCAAGCGCAATCGCCGCCTCAACCAGCTCCTCAGGGACCTTGAGCTCCCCGTGACGCTCGCGGAACTTGAGGAGCCGCGTCCAAATCGCCAGGAGATCGAGACACTCTTCGACACCCTCGAGTTCAGGACCCTCCGCCCCCGGCTGTTCGCTCTCTATGGCGATGACACCGCCGGCGCGCCTCCCGAAACCATCGACGCGCCCGACTACAAGATCCTGGAGGACGCCGCCGCCCTGGAGCAGTTCTTCGCCGCCGGTGCGGGGAGCCGTGCCGCCGTCGCCGTGCAGTTGGTGCCGGGACGGATTGGCGACGACGCCGATGCACTCGCCATCGTGCGCGCCAACGGTGCTGCTTACATCGAGCTATCGTCCTTGGACGCTGCGGCCGATGCCGTCTTGGCAAAGTGGCTGCGGGACCCCGAAGAGGCCAAGGTCATGCACGAGTTCAAGGACGCATTGAAGGCCTTGCACCACCGTGGACTTGCCTTGGAAGGGGTGGTGGACGACACTGCCATTTCTGGCTACCTGATCCAGCCGGACCGCCGCAGCTACGAGCTCGCCGAGCTCGCCCAGCACCATTTGAGGATCACTGTCACGACCGCGGCGACGCAAACCGGCCAGCTGGAACTCGAACTTGGCGATGGGCCGGACGGTGCCGCGGCCAGCGCGCTCGTCCAGCAGGCCGCCGTCGTGCACGCACTGAGCAAGCACTTCGAAAGCGAGCTCGCCGAGCGCAAGGCCGAGGCGCTCCTGACCACGTTGGAGCTGCCGGTCGCGCGAGTTCTGGCCCAGATGGAACTCTCGGGCATTGCCATCTCCACGGAGCGCCTGAACGAACAGCTCGCGGACCTCGCGAAGGTGATCGACAACGCCCAGGAGCAGGCATTTGCAGCCATTGGCCACGAAGTCAATCTCGGCTCGCCCAAGCAGCTCCAGACGGTCCTCTTCGAAGAACTTGGCCTGCCCAAAACCAAGAAGATCAAGTCCGGCTACACAACGGACGCCGCCTCGCTGAAGGCTCTCCTGGAGAAGACCGGCCACGAGTTCCTGGTGCAGCTCATGGCCCACCGCGAATCCTCCAAGCTGGCCCAAATGCTGGAGACCCTCAAGAAATCAGTGGCTGAGGACGGCCGCATCCACACGACGTACGCGCAGAACGTCGCGGCCACGGGGCGTATTTCCTCGAACAATCCCAATCTGCAGAACATCCCGGTGCGCAGCGAGGAAGGCCGGCGCGTCCGTGGAATTTTCGTCGTCAGTGACGGCTACGAATGCCTGTTGTCGGCCGACTACTCGCAGATCGAAATGCGTATCATGGCGCATTTGTCCGGCGATGAAGGACTCATCCAGGCGTACAAGGAGGGTGAGGACCTGCACCGCTATGTCGGCTCGCACATCTTCAACGTGGCACCGGACGAGGTCACCAGTGCCATGCGCTCCAAGGTCAAGGCCATGTCCTATGGATTGGCCTACGGTCTGACTTCGTTCGGCCTGTCCAAGCAACTGGAAATCTCGGTCGACGAAGCCAGGACCCTCATGAAGGACTACTTCGACCGCTTCGGCGCAGTGCGGGACTATCTGCGTGGCGTGGTGGAGCAGGCCCGGATCGACGGCTACACGTCCACGATCGAAGGCCGCCGCCGCTATCTTCCGGACCTGACCAGCACGGACCGCCAGCACCGGGAGATCGCCGAGCGCATCGCACTGAACTCGCCGATCCAGGGTTCGGCGGCGGACCTCATGAAGCGGGCGATGCTCGGCGTTTCGGCCGAGTTGACCAGCCAGGGGCTGAAGTCCCGGATGCTGCTGCAGGTCCATGACGAACTTGTGCTCGAGGTTGCCCCCGGTGAACGCGAAG is part of the Arthrobacter ramosus genome and harbors:
- a CDS encoding diaminobutyrate--2-oxoglutarate transaminase family protein, encoding MNTLPQQTTLTSAHVTGPLPGPRSAELLAHQELNESNARTYPRHLPIAIAEGSGAFVRDVDNNVFIDFLAGAGVLSLGHSHPELVEVVAAQLRSLSHGLDFPTPAKDAFTTAQLSMLPWGLADRMKIHFCGPTGANAVDAAVKLCKTATGRGDIVCFQGAFHGSSAMGMALTGLVEQKQPVANGMPGVHFFPYSYCAQCPLGLHPETCSTNCVQFLEHSLKDPLGGIPLPAAVIMEMVQGEGGVVPATAEFARTVRRVTRELGIPLIIDEIQTGCGRTGTWFAFEQYGIEPDVIVASKALSGIGLPVALIIYNKDLDRWLPGAHTGTFRGNQLAFAAGAAAVEIFRRDDVLGNVRSRGAQIAGLLAPLVGNPWVREVRGRGLMWGIEFADPETGRPAGDLARAVQRNALELGLILECGGRDDCVVRLLPPLNITEELVNTACGLLLAAIAEQSSVAGHRTTTGAVR
- a CDS encoding hotdog fold thioesterase, with protein sequence MMDNFTPGPFTDELNAAGVPLELHGWLSRYGVGSLVAKMGIKFLELGPERTVATMPVEGNTQVAGILHGGAHVVLAETLGSFAAALHAGSGRHVVGIEVGATHHRSIASGLVTGTCTAIHLGGTLATHEIVMTDEHGRRLSTARITNMIRENRAR
- a CDS encoding Pls/PosA family non-ribosomal peptide synthetase → MGRHVDPGRTPGGSATSPGSMIQLRDGAPVLVGTALGNAGPGNPALGNPALGNTIRWSPGERLEELFENRCDRQRAEGHRRHPAVETADGSLSYGELDARANRLARYLLARGVSPGDRIALLFEDPVRSYVGMLAVLKAHAVYVPLDPAFPPERISYIAADAGVTMLLTVSRLADSLLPGTADLAIRVDKEDHRIAAFEPSRLAWAGQTSPANGLAYIIYTSGSTGRPKGVAIAHASICHFVRIAAETYGYDSRDRVYQGMTTAFDFSVEEIWVPWMVGATLVPRPPGNNLLGPDLAEFIEARNITALCCVPTLLATLDDDVPGLRFLLVSGEACPEDLVKRWHRPGRRFLNVYGPTEATVTATWGTAEPGKPVTLGKPLPGYSAVILDPVQDRALPRGELGEIGLAGVGLARGYINRPELTEKAFIPDFLGLEDNPSHRIYRTGDLGRFNDHDEIEYHGRTDTQVKVRGYRIELSEIESVLLQMPGIAMAVVKTWEPGPGTTELAAYYTLHQDAPRVQGSDIRAWLRERLPAYMVPGYFQPLRTMPMMVSGKVDRSRLPHPTGPRAVSTDVADTRPMTPTERILAPALAAALQLTSVSTTANFFNDLGANSLLLAHFCANVRKEADPPSVSMREIYAHPTIAALAAALDAANDEALAGADAGGAETAVAEPFLRVGTGQYLLCGALQAMAALAYAYVALLIPVAGEQWIGGSRQPGDLVMRSVVVGAVSFLALAVLPVVLKWALIGRWKTGDFPLWSLKYVRFWFVKSLVNTSPVRMFVGTPVFPLYLKALGARIGPRVTILSSRIPACPDLLTVGADTVIRKDSAFYCYRAHGGRIQTGPVTLGRNVLIGEQATLDIDTAMGDDAQLGHSSSLHRFQSVPPGSAWNGSPAQPAGTNYRLDGHAISGTRSRVSFGFWTVVNHVVLVSSLGIGAIDILLASLPTGDTNPARPGFWGALLLVSFVVLFGSILAAFALVATLPRLLALFLVPGQDYPLYGPRFGLLRTIQRLTNLKSLLQLTGDSSLIVHYLNVLGYHQPDMVQTGSNFGVGLKHDSPTLATVGSGTMVSDGLSIINADYSNTAFRLSPAVIGARSFFGNNIAYPAGARVGDNCLLGTKTMVPLEGPLREGVGLLGSPPFEIPRTVDRDSAFDRFRTAEELRRRIPAKNRHNAVTLLLYLLGRWVELYVILLAAWASQAFLPAAGGLGALAGLGTMVITTNALAVLVERASLRFGRLSPLFCSIYEVPFWRHERFWKLSAGGIVQMFNGTPFKPVIWRMLGIRMGKKVFDDGCGIPERTLVTIGDYCTLNVHSGVQCHSMEDGAFKLDAITLGPGCTLGVGAFVHYGTTLHEGSQLEADSFLMKGEDVPAHSIFGGNPARELTRQAVPGLP
- a CDS encoding HAD domain-containing protein, with product MTTVSLYLDVDGVVNPFGPMGFTDWGTEWKIADAGILDVVYASELVDELNELAAHPAARFVWLTTWQRLAPEFLCPAIGLHGEHWPVLTSDGWDQTADWWKLDVLQRDVHESGAERIVWMDDQLNYEAAARSWAEFLGSRVLWISPDPRRGLSRSDIAAVRQFLG
- a CDS encoding inorganic phosphate transporter, which encodes MGITFMVALVIALALFFDFTNGFHDTANAMATPIATGAIKPKTAVALAAVLNLVGAFLSTEVAKTISGGLIREGTDGIHITPEIVFAGLMGAVLWNMFTWLKGLPSSSSHALFGGLIGAAIVGIGFHSVNFDTVLQKVILPAIFSPLLAGAVAYLCTKLAYALTSRHDPETGDKLTQKRGGFRTGQIFTSSLVALAHGTNDAQKTMGIITLVLIAAGTQPAGSGPQLWVIGACALAIAIGTYAGGWRIIRTMGSGLTDVKPAQGFAAEASTASAILASSHLGFALSTTQVASGSVIGSGLGRKGTTVRWGTVGRIATGWLFTLPAAAIVGALTAFLIGTGTVGVVIAAVVGTAVVVYMFIYSRKSHVGHHNAVEVEEAGTAVRFRKKNAEKQNPSKSMSEDIQA
- a CDS encoding dihydrofolate reductase family protein codes for the protein MADFQYYVASSLDGFIATKEDDLGWLLQFEEAEGVTESYEDFMAGIGCIVMGGQTYRWLMEHEPGKWPYPGIPCWIFTHREYAAPPGADVTFVRGEVEEFAPDLIADAGDKNVWLVGGGNLVAQFARAGLLDEMIVTLIPVALGSGKRLLPVESPTAPLELSSSRTLGGAAVELRYRFPARAGSAGPVLPDHVGNPGS